From a region of the Sebastes umbrosus isolate fSebUmb1 chromosome 10, fSebUmb1.pri, whole genome shotgun sequence genome:
- the pla2g12b gene encoding group XIIB secretory phospholipase A2-like protein isoform X1, producing the protein MLLRTVVLLLLCMSTVMCATLGHYRSQEKEEEEAPAVDSAAVIDGVVAAGSVDAAEEAVAPDIQVGDSPAAEEPAANSSFSDNLLAKIFAVDNPAADKPEVDVPVADGATAEEPGTDSDRPAEDAPAMEALTGEAVTQEQPSASEAEEENEIRPVQTNQPLKEPSANEDDNSWSLNSIRSSFQTMHGYFDSLVELAGGQDGVCQYRCRHGEIPQPRPGYQLPEPNGCSSSLVGFQVNDGLDLGIPAMTECCNQLDMCYDTCGTSKNACDSEFRLCLLGICSDLKKSLGFVSKVQACESMADVLHSTVGTLGCRPYMNSQRAACVCEGEERDEL; encoded by the exons CTGCTTCGGACTGTggttctgctcctcctctgcatGTCAACGGTTATGTGTGCCACTTTAGGCCACTACCGGAGtcaagaaaaggaggaggaggaggccccTGCTGTGGACTCAGCTGCTGTTATTGATGGTGTTGTAGCAGCTGGCTCTGTAGATGCAGCTGAAGAAGCTGTAGCTCCAGATATCCAAGTAGGCGATTCCCCTGCAGCTGAGGAACCTGCAGCTAATTCCAGCTTTAGTGACAATCTATTGGCTAAAATATTTGCAGTGGATAACCCAGCAGCTGACAAACCAGAAGTGGATGTCCCAGTAGCAGATGGTGCAACAGCCGAAGAGCCGGGGACAGACAGTGATAGGCCTGCTGAAGACGCCCCTGCTATGGAAGCTCTTACTGGTGAAGCTGTCACCCAGGAGCAACCTTCTGCTTctgaggcggaggaggagaatgAGATCAGACCAGTTCAGACAAACCAGCCCCTGAAAGAACCCTCGGCAAATGAAGACGATAACAGCTGGAGCCTCAACTCAATTAGAAGTAGTTTCCAGACTATGCACGGATACTTTGACTCCCTGGTGGAGCTGGCGGGAGGACAGGATGGTGTGTGTCAGTACCGCTGCAGACATG GAGAAATTCCTCAACCTCGTCCCGGCTACCAGCTCCCAGAGCCCAatggctgcagctcctctctggTTGGATTCCAGGTGAATGATGGT CTTGACCTGGGGATCCCTGCTATGACAGAGTGCTGTAACCAGCTCGACATGTGCTATGACACTTGCGGCACAAGCAAGAACGCCTGTGACTCAGAGTTTCGCTTGTGTCTGCTTGGCATCTGCTCCGACCTCAAGAAGAGTCTGGGCTTTGTGTCGAAGGTGCAAG CTTGTGAATCGATGGCAGACGTTCTCCACAGCACAGTGGGGACTCTGGGTTGCAGGCCTTACATGAACAGCCAGAGGGCAGCATGTGTCTgcgagggagaggagagggatgaaCTGTGA
- the pla2g12b gene encoding group XIIB secretory phospholipase A2-like protein isoform X2: protein MLLRTVVLLLLCMSTVMCATLGHYRSQEKEEEEAPAVDSAAVIDGVVAAGSVDAAEEAVAPDIQVGDSPAAEEPAANSSFSDNLLAKIFAVDNPAADKPEVDVPVADGATAEEPGTDSDRPAEDAPAMEALTGEAVTQEQPSASEAEEENEIRPVQTNQPLKEPSANEDDNSWSLNSIRSSFQTMHGYFDSLVELAGGQDGVCQYRCRHGEIPQPRPGYQLPEPNGCSSSLVGFQLDLGIPAMTECCNQLDMCYDTCGTSKNACDSEFRLCLLGICSDLKKSLGFVSKVQACESMADVLHSTVGTLGCRPYMNSQRAACVCEGEERDEL, encoded by the exons CTGCTTCGGACTGTggttctgctcctcctctgcatGTCAACGGTTATGTGTGCCACTTTAGGCCACTACCGGAGtcaagaaaaggaggaggaggaggccccTGCTGTGGACTCAGCTGCTGTTATTGATGGTGTTGTAGCAGCTGGCTCTGTAGATGCAGCTGAAGAAGCTGTAGCTCCAGATATCCAAGTAGGCGATTCCCCTGCAGCTGAGGAACCTGCAGCTAATTCCAGCTTTAGTGACAATCTATTGGCTAAAATATTTGCAGTGGATAACCCAGCAGCTGACAAACCAGAAGTGGATGTCCCAGTAGCAGATGGTGCAACAGCCGAAGAGCCGGGGACAGACAGTGATAGGCCTGCTGAAGACGCCCCTGCTATGGAAGCTCTTACTGGTGAAGCTGTCACCCAGGAGCAACCTTCTGCTTctgaggcggaggaggagaatgAGATCAGACCAGTTCAGACAAACCAGCCCCTGAAAGAACCCTCGGCAAATGAAGACGATAACAGCTGGAGCCTCAACTCAATTAGAAGTAGTTTCCAGACTATGCACGGATACTTTGACTCCCTGGTGGAGCTGGCGGGAGGACAGGATGGTGTGTGTCAGTACCGCTGCAGACATG GAGAAATTCCTCAACCTCGTCCCGGCTACCAGCTCCCAGAGCCCAatggctgcagctcctctctggTTGGATTCCAG CTTGACCTGGGGATCCCTGCTATGACAGAGTGCTGTAACCAGCTCGACATGTGCTATGACACTTGCGGCACAAGCAAGAACGCCTGTGACTCAGAGTTTCGCTTGTGTCTGCTTGGCATCTGCTCCGACCTCAAGAAGAGTCTGGGCTTTGTGTCGAAGGTGCAAG CTTGTGAATCGATGGCAGACGTTCTCCACAGCACAGTGGGGACTCTGGGTTGCAGGCCTTACATGAACAGCCAGAGGGCAGCATGTGTCTgcgagggagaggagagggatgaaCTGTGA